A stretch of Camelus bactrianus isolate YW-2024 breed Bactrian camel chromosome 26, ASM4877302v1, whole genome shotgun sequence DNA encodes these proteins:
- the ANKRD37 gene encoding ankyrin repeat domain-containing protein 37 isoform X1, which yields MLLLDCNPEVDSLKHLLETGASVNAPPDPCEQSPVHLAAGGGLACFLLWQLQAGADLNQQDVFGEAPLHKAAKVGSMECLSLLVASDAQIDLCNKNGQTAEDLAWSCGFPECAKFLTTIKGMQTIKSSEQSNKDHCVPVLRQKRSFGSEENTNGKRKCW from the exons ATGCTGTTGCTCGATTGCAACCCAGAG GTGGATAGTCTGAAGCATCTGCTGGAGACCGGGGCCTCCGTCAACGCACCCCCAGATCCCTGCGAGCAGTCGCCTGTCCACTTGGCCGCAGGTGGCGGCcttgcttgctttcttctctGGCAGCTGCAGGCGGGAGCTGACCTCAATCAACAG GATGTTTTTGGAGAAGCTCCACTACACAAGGCAGCAAAAGTTGGAAGCATGGAATGCCTCAGCCTGCTTGTAGCCAGTGACGCCCAAATTGA TTTATGTAATAAGAATGGGCAAACAGCTGAAGATCTTGCTTGGTCATGTGGATTTCCAGAATGTGCCAAGTTTCTTACAACAATAAAAGGCATGCAGACAATAAAATCAAGTGAACAGTCCAATAAAGATCATTGTGTTCCAGTGCTCAGACAGAAACGAAGTTTTGGGAGTGAAGAAAATACAAATGGGAAAAGGAAGTGTTGGTAA
- the ANKRD37 gene encoding ankyrin repeat domain-containing protein 37 isoform X2: MLLLDCNPEVDSLKHLLETGASVNAPPDPCEQSPVHLAAGGGLACFLLWQLQAGADLNQQDVFGEAPLHKAAKVGSMECLSLLVASDAQIDLCNKNGQTAEDLAWSCGFPECAKFLTTIKGMQTIKSSEQSNKDHCVPVLRQKRSFGSEENTNGKRKC, from the exons ATGCTGTTGCTCGATTGCAACCCAGAG GTGGATAGTCTGAAGCATCTGCTGGAGACCGGGGCCTCCGTCAACGCACCCCCAGATCCCTGCGAGCAGTCGCCTGTCCACTTGGCCGCAGGTGGCGGCcttgcttgctttcttctctGGCAGCTGCAGGCGGGAGCTGACCTCAATCAACAG GATGTTTTTGGAGAAGCTCCACTACACAAGGCAGCAAAAGTTGGAAGCATGGAATGCCTCAGCCTGCTTGTAGCCAGTGACGCCCAAATTGA TTTATGTAATAAGAATGGGCAAACAGCTGAAGATCTTGCTTGGTCATGTGGATTTCCAGAATGTGCCAAGTTTCTTACAACAATAAAAGGCATGCAGACAATAAAATCAAGTGAACAGTCCAATAAAGATCATTGTGTTCCAGTGCTCAGACAGAAACGAAGTTTTGGGAGTGAAGAAAATACAAATGGGAAAAGGAAGTGTTG A